One region of Pyramidobacter sp. YE332 genomic DNA includes:
- a CDS encoding aconitase/3-isopropylmalate dehydratase large subunit family protein, which yields MGKTCIVKIMERAAGRPVRVGERVWCRVDLASARDFGGANCVLQFEKEMGKDAKVWDPDKVAYTFDLQAPAHSEKVANNQKIIREFAKRQGIRHLFDVNHGVGQHVMLEAGLIKPGDVVLGTDSHMNLLGGVGAFATGVGNSDVAASYINGTAWFRVPETMKIEVTGSFPRGVCMRDLLTRIVGDLGANGMDYLAVEFTGETIDNATLAERITLCSMVTEMSGKVPLIMPSGEVLEWLVERAGREVVERVKTLSADPDAEYCQALRYDVSALEPLVSCPDAPDNVKPVREVAGAHIDQVHIGSCSNGRYEDMKAAYDVLMAGGGAVDPGTRVIITPSTTEVQLECIKNGLAAAFLEAGIVFTNPTCALCTAEHYGAMPSGDVGIATNNRNFIGKVGKGSHTYLTSPMTAMASAVRGRITDPRDILGQEE from the coding sequence ATGGGAAAGACTTGCATCGTAAAAATCATGGAGCGCGCGGCGGGCCGCCCGGTCCGGGTGGGCGAACGCGTCTGGTGCCGTGTGGACCTGGCGTCCGCCCGTGATTTCGGCGGCGCCAACTGCGTGCTCCAGTTTGAAAAGGAGATGGGCAAGGACGCCAAAGTCTGGGATCCGGACAAAGTCGCTTATACGTTCGACCTGCAGGCGCCGGCTCATTCAGAAAAGGTCGCCAACAATCAGAAGATCATCCGCGAGTTCGCCAAGCGACAAGGCATTCGACATCTTTTCGACGTGAATCACGGCGTCGGCCAACACGTCATGCTCGAAGCGGGCCTGATCAAGCCCGGCGACGTCGTGCTCGGCACCGACAGCCACATGAACCTGCTGGGCGGCGTCGGCGCTTTCGCGACCGGCGTCGGCAATTCGGACGTCGCCGCCTCCTACATCAACGGCACGGCATGGTTCAGAGTGCCCGAGACCATGAAGATCGAAGTGACCGGCTCGTTCCCAAGGGGCGTATGCATGCGTGACCTGCTGACGAGAATCGTCGGCGACCTCGGCGCCAACGGCATGGACTACCTCGCCGTCGAATTTACCGGCGAAACCATCGACAACGCCACGCTGGCCGAGCGCATCACCCTCTGCTCCATGGTCACGGAGATGAGCGGAAAAGTGCCTTTGATCATGCCCAGCGGCGAAGTGCTCGAATGGCTGGTCGAACGCGCCGGACGGGAAGTCGTCGAACGCGTCAAAACTCTTTCCGCCGATCCCGACGCCGAGTACTGCCAGGCGCTTCGCTACGACGTCAGCGCTTTGGAGCCGCTGGTCTCGTGCCCCGACGCTCCCGACAACGTCAAACCGGTCCGCGAAGTGGCCGGCGCCCATATCGACCAGGTGCATATCGGTTCCTGCTCCAACGGCCGCTACGAGGACATGAAAGCCGCCTACGACGTGCTGATGGCCGGCGGCGGCGCCGTCGATCCCGGAACGCGCGTGATCATCACGCCGAGCACCACGGAAGTGCAGCTCGAGTGCATCAAAAACGGGCTGGCCGCAGCCTTCCTCGAAGCCGGGATCGTCTTCACCAATCCCACCTGCGCCCTCTGCACCGCCGAACACTACGGCGCAATGCCCTCGGGCGACGTGGGCATCGCCACCAACAACCGCAATTTTATCGGCAAAGTCGGCAAAGGCAGCCACACCTACCTGACCAGCCCCATGACCGCCATGGCCAGCGCCGTCCGCGGCCGCATCACCGACCCCCGCGACATTCTCGGACAGGAGGAATGA
- a CDS encoding amidohydrolase family protein: MNSSEHPFSFAMPENACNSHLHIIDPAFPNDGKAEAQRGTVEEYKAVAAALKLPRAVFVQAKPFGTDNACLLDAIEKFGAKDAVGIAVVNHSVADAELERLNAGGVKGLRFSVWNPKNAVVSFDDCPPLSERCADMGWNMQLHMSAKQYLEHADVIRKLKGKVVIDHMGRLDPALGVKDPAYRFICEMIDRGATWVKLSGAYLNTVAGRPWNDATATAVELAGFAPERVVWGSDWPHVTEKVKPDETELAELIATWFPTERARRLALVDNPAELYGF, encoded by the coding sequence ATGAACAGCTCAGAACACCCCTTCTCGTTTGCCATGCCCGAAAACGCGTGCAATTCCCATCTGCACATCATTGACCCCGCCTTCCCCAACGACGGCAAGGCCGAGGCCCAGCGCGGCACCGTGGAGGAGTACAAGGCGGTCGCCGCGGCGCTGAAGCTGCCCCGTGCCGTCTTCGTCCAGGCCAAGCCCTTCGGCACCGATAACGCGTGTCTGCTCGACGCGATCGAGAAATTCGGGGCGAAAGACGCCGTCGGCATCGCCGTGGTGAATCATTCTGTCGCCGACGCGGAGCTCGAACGCCTCAACGCCGGCGGCGTCAAGGGACTGCGCTTTTCCGTGTGGAACCCCAAGAACGCCGTCGTCTCGTTCGACGACTGTCCGCCGCTGTCGGAACGCTGCGCTGACATGGGCTGGAACATGCAGCTGCACATGAGCGCGAAACAGTACCTCGAGCATGCCGACGTGATCCGCAAGCTGAAAGGCAAAGTGGTCATCGACCACATGGGTCGTCTCGACCCCGCTCTCGGCGTCAAGGATCCCGCGTATCGATTTATCTGCGAAATGATCGATCGCGGCGCCACGTGGGTCAAACTGTCCGGCGCTTATCTGAACACCGTCGCTGGCCGCCCCTGGAACGACGCTACCGCCACGGCCGTTGAGCTGGCCGGGTTCGCGCCCGAGCGCGTCGTCTGGGGCAGCGACTGGCCGCATGTCACAGAAAAGGTCAAGCCTGACGAAACTGAGCTGGCCGAGCTGATCGCGACGTGGTTCCCCACGGAGAGAGCGCGCAGGCTGGCGCTTGTGGACAATCCCGCTGAGCTGTATGGGTTTTAG
- a CDS encoding MurR/RpiR family transcriptional regulator — protein sequence MFYGKLPILLLAELVEHPSDATNARIASYILTHMGELRDLSIKELAADCYVSTASVSRFCRDIGLTDFADLRRLINNTDLKFEIASNAPSPAAQKKEYIGAVIDAIALARDSLDMRMIELLARDIEKFDKISVFGPLKAATAALNLQTNLLMLGKLVNTSLRYSKQIDYLEKADENDLVIIFSYSGIYFGYKYSQNRIHPNIKRPKIWFVTGNPLVRENDYLDCVITFKSKQDQASHPYQLQIAADLIAQSYAHLKNSAQAK from the coding sequence GTGTTTTACGGAAAACTGCCGATTTTGCTGCTGGCCGAGCTGGTGGAGCATCCGTCGGACGCGACGAACGCGCGGATCGCGTCCTACATCCTCACGCACATGGGCGAGCTGCGCGATCTGTCGATCAAAGAGCTGGCCGCTGACTGCTACGTTTCGACCGCGTCGGTGTCGCGTTTCTGCCGCGACATCGGCCTGACTGACTTTGCCGATCTGCGCCGCCTCATCAACAACACGGACCTCAAGTTCGAGATCGCCTCGAACGCCCCTTCGCCTGCCGCGCAGAAGAAGGAATACATCGGCGCGGTCATCGACGCCATCGCGCTGGCGCGCGACAGTCTGGACATGAGGATGATCGAGCTGCTGGCGCGCGACATCGAAAAGTTCGATAAAATTTCGGTCTTCGGTCCGCTCAAGGCGGCGACCGCGGCGCTCAACCTGCAGACCAATCTGCTCATGCTCGGCAAGCTGGTCAACACCAGTCTGCGCTATTCAAAACAGATCGACTATCTGGAAAAAGCCGATGAGAACGACCTTGTGATCATCTTCAGCTATTCCGGCATCTACTTCGGCTACAAGTACAGTCAGAACCGTATCCATCCGAACATCAAGCGCCCGAAGATCTGGTTCGTCACGGGCAATCCGCTCGTGCGCGAAAACGATTACCTCGACTGCGTGATCACGTTCAAATCGAAGCAGGATCAGGCGTCGCACCCGTATCAGCTGCAGATCGCCGCTGACCTGATCGCGCAGAGTTACGCGCATCTGAAGAATTCCGCGCAAGCGAAATAG
- a CDS encoding DJ-1/PfpI family protein: MTKKVCVILANNCEEGEVSEIIDVMRRAGFDTDGVSIEGEIITGQHKVRILADKVMGEDVEPYKDYDALVLPGGWGAADTMKADKRVLDLVRYYAGDPNKYMCAMCAAPAVLAAAGVSRGKTLTSYPGPKMEPLFTDANYVTDTVAFDDDRHLITSRGPGTSLPFAFAIVDSLGGDSAFIKGRFLYNALKDWPDRA; this comes from the coding sequence ATGACGAAGAAGGTCTGCGTCATCCTCGCCAACAACTGCGAGGAAGGCGAAGTGAGCGAGATCATCGACGTGATGCGCCGCGCCGGTTTCGACACCGACGGCGTGAGCATCGAGGGCGAGATCATCACGGGACAGCACAAAGTGCGCATCCTCGCCGACAAGGTGATGGGAGAGGACGTCGAGCCGTACAAGGATTACGACGCTCTGGTGCTCCCGGGCGGCTGGGGCGCGGCCGACACGATGAAGGCCGATAAGCGCGTGCTCGATCTTGTGAGATATTACGCGGGCGATCCGAACAAGTACATGTGCGCCATGTGCGCTGCGCCTGCCGTGCTGGCTGCCGCCGGCGTGAGCAGGGGCAAGACGCTCACGTCCTATCCCGGTCCCAAGATGGAGCCGCTTTTTACCGACGCCAATTACGTGACCGACACGGTGGCTTTTGACGACGACAGGCATTTGATCACCAGCCGCGGTCCGGGCACCTCGCTGCCGTTTGCGTTTGCGATCGTCGACTCTCTGGGCGGAGATTCCGCCTTCATCAAGGGGCGTTTCCTCTACAACGCGCTCAAGGACTGGCCTGACCGGGCATAA
- a CDS encoding SLC13 family permease, with translation MTAQVATLLAILAAMSVSFFAELLPISFTALMVPVALQATGILKPAQAWAGFANTTIITWYGLFIIGGAFVKTTFTNKIKHFVNRNAQGSSVRVTLMVLIACSVIGMMTSAGGTIALLSPLLLEICKDTGMDPKKLFKPTADVCNWASVQMFPIGGSIAYFMWFNSYLEQTGSPLRYGLFDFTFIKFPMWLILVAYYLFTSRGQKLKSESVAEVAEAAKPARYAPKEEKVIVTIFFLNVILMVVASMTKIIASYLVSLFFAAVIMGKGYLTEKEAFQSISWQTVFLVAGTLPLATAINVSGTSEWMVGLVQQMFPSMTNPVVLATAFAVISMVVTQFMSNLAVWAVFGPIAASMAVSLGMDPRLVLAGVGVGSIICFATPMAAPAPAYAYSAAGFKMKEYIKMGWFPCVLMTVVFVLWAPLVLNWLY, from the coding sequence ATGACCGCACAAGTCGCAACGCTGCTGGCGATCCTTGCCGCCATGTCCGTTTCTTTCTTCGCCGAGCTGCTGCCCATCTCGTTCACGGCTCTGATGGTCCCCGTCGCCCTCCAGGCCACCGGCATCCTCAAGCCCGCTCAGGCGTGGGCCGGTTTCGCCAATACGACGATTATCACGTGGTACGGCCTGTTCATCATCGGCGGCGCGTTCGTCAAGACGACGTTTACCAACAAGATCAAGCACTTCGTCAACCGCAACGCGCAGGGCAGCTCCGTGCGCGTCACGCTGATGGTGCTGATCGCTTGCTCCGTGATCGGCATGATGACCAGCGCCGGCGGCACGATCGCTCTGCTCAGCCCTTTGCTTCTTGAGATCTGCAAGGATACCGGCATGGACCCGAAGAAGCTCTTCAAGCCCACGGCCGACGTGTGCAACTGGGCCTCGGTGCAGATGTTCCCGATCGGCGGCTCGATCGCTTATTTCATGTGGTTCAACTCCTACCTTGAGCAGACGGGCTCGCCGCTGCGCTACGGCTTGTTCGACTTTACGTTCATCAAGTTCCCGATGTGGCTGATCCTTGTCGCCTATTACCTGTTCACGAGCCGCGGACAGAAACTGAAGAGCGAATCGGTGGCCGAAGTGGCCGAAGCGGCCAAGCCGGCACGCTATGCGCCCAAGGAAGAAAAGGTCATCGTCACGATCTTCTTTCTCAACGTCATCCTGATGGTCGTCGCCAGCATGACGAAGATCATCGCTTCTTACCTCGTCAGCCTGTTCTTCGCCGCCGTCATCATGGGCAAGGGCTACCTGACTGAGAAGGAAGCCTTCCAGTCGATCAGCTGGCAGACCGTGTTCCTCGTTGCCGGCACCCTGCCTCTGGCCACAGCGATCAACGTTTCCGGCACCAGCGAGTGGATGGTTGGGCTCGTCCAGCAGATGTTCCCCTCGATGACCAATCCCGTCGTGCTCGCTACCGCGTTCGCCGTCATCTCGATGGTCGTCACGCAGTTCATGAGCAATCTGGCCGTGTGGGCCGTGTTCGGCCCCATCGCCGCCTCGATGGCCGTGTCGCTGGGCATGGATCCTCGCCTCGTGCTCGCCGGCGTCGGCGTCGGTTCGATCATCTGCTTCGCCACGCCCATGGCCGCGCCTGCTCCCGCTTATGCCTATTCGGCGGCGGGCTTCAAGATGAAGGAGTACATCAAGATGGGCTGGTTCCCTTGCGTGCTCATGACCGTCGTCTTCGTCCTCTGGGCGCCGCTCGTCCTCAACTGGCTGTACTAA
- a CDS encoding MarR family transcriptional regulator: MTSTLVEFCERFYGWEASVAKLGRLSAPQLRTICVIGRNEDIRMKDIADRMELTTGTVTVMIDRLQVMGLVERCRNENDRRSYKILLSERGRAYYEEHRKRQKELVRKLALKISDSDREVCERVLENFMHSI, encoded by the coding sequence ATGACATCGACCCTCGTGGAGTTCTGCGAGAGGTTTTACGGCTGGGAGGCGTCGGTGGCGAAGCTGGGGCGGCTGTCCGCGCCGCAGCTGCGTACGATCTGCGTGATCGGGCGCAATGAAGACATCCGCATGAAGGACATCGCCGACCGCATGGAGCTGACCACGGGAACGGTGACCGTGATGATCGACCGCCTTCAGGTCATGGGACTTGTGGAACGCTGCCGGAACGAAAACGACCGCCGTTCTTACAAGATTCTCCTTTCCGAAAGAGGGCGCGCTTATTACGAGGAACACCGCAAGCGCCAGAAAGAGCTCGTCCGCAAGTTGGCTCTGAAAATTTCCGACAGCGATCGCGAGGTGTGCGAGCGCGTGCTCGAGAACTTCATGCATAGCATCTGA
- a CDS encoding Na+/H+ antiporter subunit E, with protein MLTFITYLLLSWSGEALPAYEYAIALLVAAILYLSLGRKNRSRRYGWEGLSPKRWGLFICYFFGPFLWALIRANIDVALRIVTGRVKPGIVKVSSGLKSGLGQTVLADSITLTPGTMTVDIDPENGDLYVHWINVTDVRPTEEMIYGSFGAWARRLTQ; from the coding sequence GTGCTTACGTTTATCACCTATCTGCTTCTTTCCTGGTCAGGGGAGGCGCTGCCCGCTTATGAGTACGCGATCGCGCTGCTGGTGGCGGCGATCCTGTACCTGTCGCTGGGACGGAAGAACCGTTCACGGCGCTACGGCTGGGAAGGCCTGAGCCCGAAACGCTGGGGGCTGTTCATCTGTTATTTCTTCGGGCCGTTCCTTTGGGCCTTGATCAGGGCAAATATCGACGTGGCGCTGCGGATCGTCACGGGACGGGTGAAGCCCGGCATCGTCAAGGTCTCTTCGGGACTGAAAAGCGGGCTGGGGCAGACGGTGCTGGCCGATTCGATCACGCTGACGCCGGGGACCATGACGGTGGATATCGATCCTGAAAACGGCGATCTGTACGTCCATTGGATCAACGTGACCGACGTGCGCCCGACGGAGGAAATGATCTACGGCAGCTTTGGCGCCTGGGCGAGGAGGCTGACTCAATGA
- a CDS encoding monovalent cation/H+ antiporter complex subunit F — MTFARSLFGFAAAVLGVLAFGSVARIVWGPTDADRAVALDTMNSLVIAIMILLAAAYDSVLLVDLSIVYGGLSFVATMFLARYIERRSRS; from the coding sequence ATGACGTTTGCGCGTTCGCTCTTTGGTTTTGCGGCCGCGGTTCTCGGCGTGCTGGCCTTCGGCTCGGTGGCGCGCATCGTCTGGGGGCCGACGGACGCCGACCGCGCCGTAGCTCTGGATACCATGAATTCGCTGGTCATTGCGATCATGATCCTGCTGGCGGCCGCTTACGATTCGGTGCTCCTGGTGGACCTGTCCATCGTGTACGGCGGGCTGTCCTTCGTGGCGACCATGTTCCTGGCCCGTTATATCGAGAGGAGGAGCCGCTCATGA
- the mnhG gene encoding monovalent cation/H(+) antiporter subunit G — protein MSWIMYVLIVPFAFLGMLVNSLGVISLYRFKDVYMRMHGATKCSTLGTIFCAAAVIVYCAARIVAGGELRFAVLIIHIVMALFGLLIGNSTSAHVLSRAAYRSGIKPRFAVVDEFDGFCKKELEEEAAELAQEKERE, from the coding sequence ATGAGCTGGATCATGTACGTGCTGATCGTTCCTTTCGCGTTTCTCGGCATGCTGGTCAACTCTCTCGGCGTGATCTCGCTGTACCGTTTCAAGGACGTCTACATGCGCATGCACGGCGCCACCAAGTGCAGCACGCTGGGGACGATTTTCTGCGCGGCGGCGGTGATCGTCTACTGCGCAGCGAGGATCGTCGCCGGCGGCGAGCTGCGGTTTGCCGTGCTGATCATTCATATCGTTATGGCGCTGTTCGGGCTGCTGATCGGCAATTCGACGAGCGCTCACGTGCTTTCGCGCGCGGCCTACCGTTCCGGCATCAAACCCCGGTTTGCCGTGGTGGACGAATTCGACGGCTTCTGCAAAAAAGAGCTTGAAGAGGAAGCCGCCGAGCTGGCGCAGGAAAAGGAGCGTGAGTAA
- a CDS encoding hydrogenase subunit MbhD domain-containing protein, giving the protein MDWLHFIVLILLLVSGFFTVWFRDLLCSVICAGAFSLLLALEFYILQAPDVAIAQAGIGAALDTAIFIIALTGIGYVHRGNGGGRR; this is encoded by the coding sequence GTGGACTGGCTACATTTTATAGTTCTGATCCTTTTGCTGGTTTCCGGCTTTTTCACGGTCTGGTTCCGCGACCTGCTTTGCTCGGTGATCTGTGCCGGGGCCTTCAGTCTGCTGCTGGCGCTTGAGTTTTACATCCTTCAGGCGCCCGACGTGGCGATCGCTCAGGCGGGCATCGGCGCGGCCCTCGACACGGCGATCTTCATCATCGCCCTGACGGGCATCGGTTACGTGCATCGCGGAAACGGAGGCGGACGCCGATGA
- the mbhE gene encoding hydrogen gas-evolving membrane-bound hydrogenase subunit E, with translation MKSVRILFVIAAIVMGGALMGAVSSLHPFGVPSAEGRAVDEHYLDRAGADLSCENVVTSIVFDYRGFDTIGESTVLFAALLSVMMLFRKGGRKQ, from the coding sequence ATGAAATCCGTGCGGATTCTTTTCGTCATTGCGGCCATTGTGATGGGCGGCGCGCTGATGGGCGCGGTTTCGTCGCTGCATCCTTTCGGCGTGCCTTCGGCTGAAGGACGCGCGGTGGACGAACACTATCTGGACCGCGCCGGCGCGGACCTGTCGTGCGAAAACGTGGTCACGTCCATCGTCTTCGACTACCGCGGTTTCGACACGATCGGCGAGTCGACGGTGTTGTTTGCGGCGCTTCTCTCGGTGATGATGCTGTTCCGCAAGGGGGGCAGAAAACAATGA
- a CDS encoding MnhB domain-containing protein, whose product MKSRSMRPLSVIARTACDMYAWFMVAFGAYVIVHGDITPGGGFQGGAICATFLALMLVTQGSSYVSAWLNENFYKVCLFLGLFMFIGFGLMGLGWAMDGTMMLNWAAVAHDRLAAVKPWWPPSGTVALMDIAVGIEVAGGLSLILMTMFRAIRLGTVQEDGMGKETGHDQR is encoded by the coding sequence ATGAAGAGCAGGAGCATGCGCCCGCTTTCCGTGATCGCGCGCACGGCCTGCGACATGTACGCGTGGTTCATGGTGGCTTTCGGCGCCTATGTGATCGTCCACGGCGACATCACGCCCGGCGGCGGCTTCCAGGGCGGCGCGATCTGCGCGACGTTCCTGGCGCTGATGCTGGTCACCCAGGGCAGCTCTTACGTCTCGGCGTGGCTGAACGAGAATTTTTACAAAGTCTGCCTGTTCCTGGGGCTGTTCATGTTCATCGGTTTCGGCCTGATGGGATTGGGCTGGGCGATGGACGGCACGATGATGCTGAACTGGGCTGCGGTAGCTCACGACCGACTGGCGGCGGTAAAGCCCTGGTGGCCGCCTTCCGGCACGGTCGCGCTGATGGATATCGCCGTCGGCATCGAAGTCGCCGGCGGACTGAGCCTGATTCTGATGACGATGTTCCGGGCCATTCGTCTGGGCACGGTTCAGGAGGACGGCATGGGAAAGGAGACTGGTCATGATCAGCGCTAA
- a CDS encoding cation:proton antiporter subunit C: MISANLPYFVVAVLFLIGLLGVLLETNMIKIGIAIDVMESAANMFLIVLGYREGGYIPVKFLMPAGTENFVLPTPQALTLTAIVIALATSALMLSLIVMLYRHYGTLDVREIRRLRG; the protein is encoded by the coding sequence ATGATCAGCGCTAATCTGCCTTATTTCGTGGTGGCCGTGCTTTTCTTGATCGGCCTTCTCGGCGTCCTGCTGGAGACGAACATGATCAAGATCGGCATTGCCATCGACGTGATGGAATCGGCTGCCAACATGTTCCTGATCGTGCTGGGGTACCGCGAGGGCGGTTATATCCCGGTCAAGTTCCTGATGCCGGCCGGCACGGAGAACTTTGTGCTGCCTACGCCTCAGGCGCTGACGCTGACGGCCATCGTCATCGCGCTGGCGACGTCGGCGCTGATGCTGTCGCTGATCGTCATGCTGTACCGCCATTACGGCACGCTTGACGTGCGCGAGATCAGGAGGCTGAGAGGATGA
- a CDS encoding proton-conducting transporter membrane subunit, which translates to MRLMNHLPALALALPLLAAFATPLFAAVSAKARNRWVTCVSALVTLVVFALLHRVLVQGTQIYVMGAPSWNISLPSGFAIPVRIILEVDAFNALAACAAALAQLAGTIYGLKFVKKFTGLEFYSALFLLLTAGTMGMILTGDLFNFFVFLEISSVASFGLIAFWRDRPESVEASYKYMLVSQLAAQLVLIGLAFIYGRYGVLNMAAFSRAVQPDLISKVVLVFILVALGMKCGAFPMHMWMPDSYAEAPASVTVMLVATSQASLVVLCRFCFSLYGTAIGSAAVPWALIVMGCLSMFGGVSMAVVQHEVKRLMGYHSVSQVGYMLTAFGVGLLALGDATAMNDYGLAAVSGGLYHMINYILYKGLLFLCAGALYYVAGSRDLDKMGGLARRMPVTSVLFLIAAAAISGLPPFNGFVSKWMIYESVYAVHPFLMVVALVSSVLTLASFVKVYQTAFLGPERSQFAAVREVPKSMIAGMVVLAAAILVLSLFPSWTVNTLVRPAAEALVDKASYGAAVMGGAL; encoded by the coding sequence ATGAGGCTGATGAACCATCTTCCGGCGCTGGCGCTGGCTCTGCCTCTTTTGGCCGCTTTTGCGACGCCGCTTTTCGCCGCGGTGAGCGCCAAGGCGCGCAACCGTTGGGTGACGTGCGTCTCCGCGCTGGTGACGCTGGTTGTCTTCGCGCTGCTGCATCGCGTGCTCGTCCAGGGCACGCAGATCTACGTGATGGGGGCGCCTTCGTGGAACATCTCGTTGCCTTCGGGATTTGCCATTCCCGTGCGCATCATCCTCGAAGTCGACGCGTTCAACGCGCTGGCGGCCTGCGCGGCGGCTCTGGCGCAGCTGGCGGGCACGATCTACGGCCTGAAATTCGTGAAGAAATTCACCGGGCTCGAGTTTTACAGCGCGCTGTTTCTGCTGTTGACGGCCGGCACGATGGGCATGATCCTGACCGGCGACCTGTTCAACTTTTTCGTGTTTCTCGAGATCAGTTCGGTGGCGTCCTTCGGCCTGATCGCGTTCTGGCGCGACCGTCCCGAGTCGGTCGAGGCTTCCTACAAGTACATGCTGGTGTCGCAGCTGGCGGCCCAGCTGGTGCTGATCGGGCTGGCGTTCATCTACGGGCGTTACGGCGTGCTCAACATGGCCGCTTTCAGCCGCGCCGTGCAGCCCGACCTGATCAGCAAAGTGGTGCTGGTCTTCATTCTCGTCGCGCTGGGCATGAAGTGCGGCGCGTTCCCGATGCACATGTGGATGCCCGATTCCTACGCCGAGGCCCCCGCTTCCGTGACGGTAATGCTGGTGGCGACCAGCCAGGCTTCGCTCGTGGTGCTCTGCCGCTTCTGCTTCTCGCTGTACGGTACGGCGATCGGTTCGGCGGCGGTGCCCTGGGCGCTGATCGTCATGGGCTGCCTGTCCATGTTCGGCGGCGTGTCCATGGCGGTGGTGCAGCACGAAGTGAAACGCCTGATGGGCTATCACTCGGTGTCGCAGGTGGGGTACATGCTCACGGCGTTCGGCGTCGGGCTGCTGGCTTTGGGCGACGCGACGGCCATGAACGATTACGGCCTGGCGGCGGTATCCGGCGGACTTTATCACATGATCAACTACATTCTTTACAAGGGATTGCTGTTCCTCTGCGCCGGCGCTCTGTATTACGTCGCGGGCAGCCGCGATCTCGACAAAATGGGCGGCTTGGCGCGGCGCATGCCGGTCACGAGCGTGCTGTTCCTGATCGCCGCGGCCGCTATTTCCGGCCTGCCGCCGTTCAACGGTTTTGTCTCCAAGTGGATGATCTACGAGAGCGTCTACGCGGTCCATCCGTTCCTGATGGTGGTGGCGCTGGTCTCGTCGGTGCTGACGCTGGCTTCCTTCGTCAAGGTCTACCAGACGGCGTTCCTCGGTCCCGAGCGCTCTCAGTTCGCGGCGGTCCGCGAGGTGCCGAAGTCGATGATCGCCGGCATGGTGGTGCTGGCGGCGGCGATTCTCGTGCTTTCGCTGTTCCCCTCGTGGACGGTGAACACGCTGGTGCGCCCGGCGGCGGAGGCTCTGGTGGACAAGGCCTCTTACGGAGCGGCAGTGATGGGAGGTGCTTTGTGA
- a CDS encoding hydrogenase: MDPGVPLRGGAALFIRRMGRSDYKKGTDQDEIYYSGNVIPDAEVFTVPASSSYWGFREALKGYYSHLTVLHRGIATEYVGWFVFTAALILTFVLV, from the coding sequence GTGGATCCTGGCGTTCCTCTTCGTGGGGGAGCGGCGCTTTTCATCCGCCGGATGGGACGCAGCGATTACAAGAAGGGGACTGACCAGGACGAAATTTACTATTCGGGCAACGTCATCCCCGACGCGGAGGTCTTTACGGTCCCGGCCAGCTCTTCCTACTGGGGATTCCGCGAAGCGCTGAAGGGCTATTATTCCCACCTGACGGTGCTGCACCGCGGCATCGCTACGGAGTACGTGGGCTGGTTCGTGTTCACGGCCGCCCTGATTCTCACGTTTGTGCTCGTTTAG
- a CDS encoding NADH-quinone oxidoreductase subunit B family protein: protein MKLENYLQVLPKSLWFFTLNSGSCNGCDIEIVASLTPRYDIERLGLKLTGTPRHADVLLVTGPVTRFMEPKLRQIYAQIPDPKVVIAVGNCATSGDVFFKSYNLVGPVDRIVPVDVYVHGCAIRPEALIEGVAKAVTLLEAKRAALLDKSAAGEGA, encoded by the coding sequence ATGAAGCTGGAAAATTATCTTCAGGTCTTGCCCAAGTCGCTGTGGTTTTTTACGCTCAACAGCGGTTCCTGCAACGGCTGCGACATCGAAATCGTCGCCAGTCTGACGCCCCGTTACGACATCGAGCGTCTCGGGCTGAAGCTGACGGGCACGCCGCGCCATGCCGACGTTCTTCTGGTCACCGGCCCGGTGACGCGCTTCATGGAGCCGAAGCTGCGCCAGATCTACGCGCAGATCCCCGACCCCAAGGTGGTCATCGCCGTGGGCAACTGCGCCACGTCCGGCGACGTGTTCTTCAAATCCTACAATCTCGTCGGCCCCGTGGATCGCATCGTGCCCGTAGACGTGTACGTGCACGGCTGCGCCATCCGCCCCGAAGCGTTGATCGAGGGCGTGGCCAAGGCGGTCACGTTGTTGGAAGCCAAGCGGGCCGCGCTGCTGGACAAAAGCGCGGCGGGAGAGGGGGCGTAA